CCAGTGCGCGCCTTGGCCGGTTGGGCCGCCTGCGTCGTGGGCTTGAAAAAGAAGGGCTGCGAGTTGACGCCAATGGCCACATTGCGCAAACCCCGCATCCTCACGCGCTGGGCTCCAAGCTAACTCACCCGCATATCACCACCGACTACTCCGAGTCGCTGATTGAGTACATCACGCCGGTTTACTCACAGCCGGGTGAGGCGCTGTGCTTTTTATCTGACCTGCATACGTTTACCTATCATCATCTGCAAAACGAGTGGATTTGGCCTGGCAGCATGCCGTCCAGGCTGTCGGGTAACGACAGTGTGCCGATTGCCGACTACGGCAGCTCCAATGTTGGCACCATGAAGCATGTCTACCGCAAAGGGCTCGACATGCGCTATGGGCGCATCATGCAGGCGATTGCCGGCGTTCATTACAACGTATCGTTGCCGGATGATATGTGGCACGCCCTGCGTGAAATGGAAAAAGCCACTAACATTCCCTTCAACGATTATCGCTCCACCCGCTATTTCGGCATGATTCGTCATTTCCGTCGCCATAGCTGGCTGCTGCTGTATCTATTTGGTGCGTCACCGGCCATTGATAAAAGCTTTCTGCCTGCAGGCAACGTGCCTGAGAAGCTGCAGTCGCTCAGTGACGACACTTATTTTGCGCCTTACGCGACGACCCTGCGTATGTCGGATCTTGGGTACCAAAATAAAGTGCAGTCGCAGCTTAAAATCTGCTTTAACTCGCTGTCGAATTACGTCAATACGCTGCGTCACGCGATCTCATCGCCATGGCCCGACTATGAAGCAATGGGCGTTAACGTAGATGGCGAGTGGCGTCAGCTAAACGCTAATATTCTGCAAATCGAGAACGAATATTACAGCGATATTCGTCCCAAGCGTGTCGCCAAGCACAACGAAACGCCGAGTCAGGCGCTGGAAGCCCGCGGCGTGGAATATATTGAAGTGCGCTGTTTAGATCTCAACCCCTTCGATCCGCTGGGCGTTAATGAAATCCAAATGCGCTTTGTGGATACGTTCTTGATGTGGTGTCTGCTTAGCGACAGCCCGTGGATTTCCGACGAGGAATGTGACCGCTTAGACGACAACCGCCGTTGGGTCGTCGAGCGCGGTCGCGACCCTGACCTTAAGCTGTTTCATAATGGCAAGCCCACCTCGGTGAGCGAGTGGGGCGAACAGATCTTTGCGGAAATGGGCGAAGTGGCCCGCCTGCTTGACGGAGTAGAAGACGGCGCACCTCACGCAGAGGCATTAGCGAGCCTTGCGCCAAGGCTGAGTGACCCCTCACTAACGCCTTCCGCTCAGGTGCTTGAACGCCTGAAGGAAAACGGCGGCTCGTTAAGTGATTTGATGCTGAGTCTGGCCCAAGAGCAGGCGGAGCAGCTGAAGGCTGCGCCGATGCAGCGCTGTCGCGAGGCGTTATTAGCCCAGCTAATTGAGACATCGCACCAGCAGCAGCATGATATTGAAGCCGCTGATAAAGAGACGTTCTCTGAGTTTTTGCAGGTTTACTTTACTAAAGCACGCGAATCCCGCGCGTTGTCGGCGCTACCTTCTGAGGCTCGCCAATGATCCTGCACTCTTTTCGCTCAATAGCTCTGGCCGGTTTAGCTTTCTGCGTATTGATGATGGCGGTTGCCCTTGGCCTTGAGCATATAGGCGGTTATGAACCCTGCCCGCTGTGTATTTTTCAGCGCGTAGCGGTGATTGCGGCTGGGATTGTGTTCGCCATTGCCGCTATACATAACCCAGCGGGCCGCGTCGGCAAAGTCATTTACGGGCTTCTGTCGCTGGTGGCCGTGGGAGCCGGTGTGTTTGTCGCCGGGCGCCACGTGTGGTTGCAGTCGCTGCCTGCCGACGAGGTTCCTTCATGCGGACCTGGGCTGGATTACATGATGGATATCCTGCCCATGCGGGACGTCGTGGCCATGGTGTTAAACAGCTCCGGTGAGTGTGCCAACATCGATTTCTCGTTGTTAGGGCTCTCACTGCCTGCCTGGACGTTGATCGGTTTTGCCATTTTGGCGATCGCCGTGCTGCGTATGCTAGTGCTAGCCGCGCGTCAACGGTAACGTTAAGGCTGTGCGATAGTGCTATCTGACAAGGAGTGCGGCGTGCTTTATAAACACTTTACCAGCCAAGAAGAGATCGATCGTGCCTACGACCCGATGCTGGGTCGTGACCCGATAGTGTTGGTAAATGATTGGCGGCAGCGCAGCGAAGCATCGCGGGAAAAGCATCGCGTCACCTTAAATCTTGCTTATGGCGCCTCGCTTGCTGAACGTATGGATATCTTCCATGCCGATGGCCCTAAAGCGCCCGTGCATGTGTTCTTTCACGGCGGTTACTGGCGCTCACTCAGTCATCGTGAATTTAGCTTTATCGTCGATGATCTCGTTAAATCCGGTATCACGGTAGCGGTGGTCAACTATGCGCTGTGCCCTCAGGTGCGCTTTAGCGAGCTGGTGCGGCAGAGTCAGGCCGCGGTGGCCTACGTTTCTCGTCATGCCGCCGAGCTGGGCGTTGACTCGGATCAGCTAAGTATTTCAGGGCACTCAGCGGGCGGGCATCTGTGTGCCATGCTGATGTCGACCGATTGGCAGGGCACCTTTGGCTTGCCGAACCAGCTGATTCGTGGCGCGTTGTGCGTGAGCGGCTTATACGATCTGCGGCCGTTTCCGTGGTCGTGGCTGCAGGCTAAGCTTCAGCTGACGGGGCATGATGTGCACGAATTCAGTCCTTTAGGGCTAGCGTGTCGAGTGCCTGCGCCTATGCATCTCGTGGCAGGTGAGCTGGAGCTGGAGGGGTTTCAAAGCCAAATGAGCGACTATAGCGAGCATTTGAGCCAGCACGGTCAGCATGTTACCCAGCAGCTAATCCCCAACGTGGACCACTTCTCAATTCTCGAGCACTATCTTAACGATGGGTGCTTTGTGGAATGGATTAAAGCCTTTCACGGTTTAAGCTAGCGCCCCGCTGGGGGCGCTGTTTATGGCCGCTAGGTGGAGGCGGAAGGTATCACCGCGGTTGCTTCGATCTCTACTTTAGCCTGGTCTTCGACAAGCCCCGCTACCTGAACCATGGTCATCGCCGGGAAATGCTTGCCGAGCACTTCTCGGTAGGCGGCGCCTACGTCTTTAAGGCGGGCTAAATACTCCTTCTTGTCCGTCACGTACCAGGTTAAACGTACCAGGTGCTCTGGGCCTGCTCCCGCCTCTTTTAGTACCGCCACAATGTTTTGCAGCGCTTGGTTAACTTGCACAGCAAAGTCATCGCTTTCAAAGATATGCTCGGCATTCCAGCCAATCTGCCCGCCGACAAAAACAGTCTGGCCGGAGGCAAGTACGCCATTGGCATAGCCTACGGCTGCCTTCCAGTGAGAAGGATGAAGAAGCTGATGAAAGGTGGCGTCACTCATTAGGGCTATCCTTATAGGTTATCAACGGTAATGTGCTGGCGTATCGCGTCGGTCCATGGCATAGACTTACCGCTCGTTAAATCCATAAATACCAAAGTAGAACAACTTGTTAGGCGTTTTTGCTCACCACAGTAAGCAACGATCTTAAGATCCAAACTGCTGCGTCCAATGGCCTGAACGGTTAATTCAAAGTTAAGCAGCTCGCCGAGCCGGCTAGGCGCGTGAAACTGCGTGTCGATAGCGGCGGTGGGCACTCCGGTGCCGCTTTCAACATGCAGCTGATTAAAATCGTGATGCACGACTTCCGCAAACCAGTCCTCGACGACCGAGTTGATCAACTCAAAATAGCGAGGATAAAAAACGATCCCCGCCGGATCGCAGTGCTGAAAGCGCACTTTTCGCTGGGTCCTAAACGCCATGGCTTCCCCCTGTGCTTATTCTCAATGACACGCCCAAGCTCTCAACTAAACGCCCAGATAACGGTCGCGAACAGCGCTGTCCAGCGCCGCCGGCTTGCCATCCCAGACGGTGCTGCCTTTTTCAAGAATGGTGCAGCGGTCAGCGATAGGTAGAATCTCGCTTAATGATTTATCCACCAGCAGCGTTGACTGGCCTTGTTCCTTGAGCAGGCGAATCGCCCGCCATATTTCCTGACGAATCACCGGAGCCAGGCCTTCTGTGGCTTCATCTAACACCAGCAGGCGCGGGTTCGTCATCAGCGCGCGGCCGATTGCCAGCATTTGCTGTTCACCGCCAGACAGCGTTTTGGCCATTTGCGCGCGGCGCTCTTCCAAGCGCGGAAATAATCTTTCCACCCGCTCTAATGTCCACTCGCCCGGGCGGGCGGTGACCAGCAGGTTTTCGCGTACGGAAAGATTGGGAAAGCAGCGCCGCCCCTCCGGCACTAAGCCCAAACCCGCTTTGGCAATTCGATAGGCGGGCAGGCGGCGTAGATTCTGAGATTCAAACTCAATCGTGCCGCGGCTGGCCGGCGTGAGGCCGAATATAGAGCGAATGGTGGTGGTTTTTCCCATTCCGTTGCGCCCCATCAATGCGACCATCTCACCCGCATTCACCTCAAGATTAACGCCAAACAGCGCCTGGGAAGGGCCATAAAAGGTTTCAATATCCGCAATCTTAAGCATCTGAATCTCCCAGGTATGCTTCACGGACGCGCGGGTCCTGTTTAATCGTCTCGCTGTCGCCATGGGCAATGACGCTGCCGGAGACCAGCACTGAAATGCGATCAGCAAGGCGAAATACCGCTTCCATATCGTGTTCAATCAGTAGAATCGGGACTTCGAGTTTTAGCGCTTCAAGCAGCTCAGTGAGTTTGGCAGAGCCCTCTGGGCCTAAACCCGCCATGGGTTCGTCTAACAGCAGGGCGCGCGGCTTAAGTGCCAGGGCGCAGGCCACTTCTACCTGGCGACGCTCGCCGTGAGAAAGCTCGAATACCGGCGTCCAAGCGCGGTGGCTTAGCTGCATGCGCTCCAGCGCCTCATAAGCGGGTTCAAGCAGGCGCTGGTCGCGGGCGACCGGGCGCCAGAAACGAAAGCTGTGACTTTGTAGCGCTTGAACACCCATCATCACGTTACGCATGACCGATAGCGGCTCAGCCAGTGAAGACACCTGAAAGCTGCGCCCTAGCCCCAGGCGAGCGCGCTGGGCAATATTCATGCCGGTAATCTCGGTGTCAGCCAAATAAACGTGACCTTCGTCCGGGCGTATATTGCCGGCGATTTGCCCAATCAGCGTTGATTTCCCCGCACCGTTAGGGCCAATCAGCGCATGAATTTCCCCACGCTTAAGATCCAGCGAGACATCGTTCGTCGCCTGCAGGGCGCCAAAGCGTTTATGCAGATTTT
This DNA window, taken from Vreelandella profundi, encodes the following:
- the gshA gene encoding glutamate--cysteine ligase produces the protein MPEPLTVPSALTAQVERLLPSARLGRLGRLRRGLEKEGLRVDANGHIAQTPHPHALGSKLTHPHITTDYSESLIEYITPVYSQPGEALCFLSDLHTFTYHHLQNEWIWPGSMPSRLSGNDSVPIADYGSSNVGTMKHVYRKGLDMRYGRIMQAIAGVHYNVSLPDDMWHALREMEKATNIPFNDYRSTRYFGMIRHFRRHSWLLLYLFGASPAIDKSFLPAGNVPEKLQSLSDDTYFAPYATTLRMSDLGYQNKVQSQLKICFNSLSNYVNTLRHAISSPWPDYEAMGVNVDGEWRQLNANILQIENEYYSDIRPKRVAKHNETPSQALEARGVEYIEVRCLDLNPFDPLGVNEIQMRFVDTFLMWCLLSDSPWISDEECDRLDDNRRWVVERGRDPDLKLFHNGKPTSVSEWGEQIFAEMGEVARLLDGVEDGAPHAEALASLAPRLSDPSLTPSAQVLERLKENGGSLSDLMLSLAQEQAEQLKAAPMQRCREALLAQLIETSHQQQHDIEAADKETFSEFLQVYFTKARESRALSALPSEARQ
- a CDS encoding disulfide bond formation protein B, with translation MILHSFRSIALAGLAFCVLMMAVALGLEHIGGYEPCPLCIFQRVAVIAAGIVFAIAAIHNPAGRVGKVIYGLLSLVAVGAGVFVAGRHVWLQSLPADEVPSCGPGLDYMMDILPMRDVVAMVLNSSGECANIDFSLLGLSLPAWTLIGFAILAIAVLRMLVLAARQR
- a CDS encoding alpha/beta hydrolase, with the translated sequence MLYKHFTSQEEIDRAYDPMLGRDPIVLVNDWRQRSEASREKHRVTLNLAYGASLAERMDIFHADGPKAPVHVFFHGGYWRSLSHREFSFIVDDLVKSGITVAVVNYALCPQVRFSELVRQSQAAVAYVSRHAAELGVDSDQLSISGHSAGGHLCAMLMSTDWQGTFGLPNQLIRGALCVSGLYDLRPFPWSWLQAKLQLTGHDVHEFSPLGLACRVPAPMHLVAGELELEGFQSQMSDYSEHLSQHGQHVTQQLIPNVDHFSILEHYLNDGCFVEWIKAFHGLS
- a CDS encoding RidA family protein; this encodes MSDATFHQLLHPSHWKAAVGYANGVLASGQTVFVGGQIGWNAEHIFESDDFAVQVNQALQNIVAVLKEAGAGPEHLVRLTWYVTDKKEYLARLKDVGAAYREVLGKHFPAMTMVQVAGLVEDQAKVEIEATAVIPSAST
- a CDS encoding acyl-CoA thioesterase, translated to MAFRTQRKVRFQHCDPAGIVFYPRYFELINSVVEDWFAEVVHHDFNQLHVESGTGVPTAAIDTQFHAPSRLGELLNFELTVQAIGRSSLDLKIVAYCGEQKRLTSCSTLVFMDLTSGKSMPWTDAIRQHITVDNL
- a CDS encoding ABC transporter ATP-binding protein, with product MLKIADIETFYGPSQALFGVNLEVNAGEMVALMGRNGMGKTTTIRSIFGLTPASRGTIEFESQNLRRLPAYRIAKAGLGLVPEGRRCFPNLSVRENLLVTARPGEWTLERVERLFPRLEERRAQMAKTLSGGEQQMLAIGRALMTNPRLLVLDEATEGLAPVIRQEIWRAIRLLKEQGQSTLLVDKSLSEILPIADRCTILEKGSTVWDGKPAALDSAVRDRYLGV
- a CDS encoding ABC transporter ATP-binding protein; translation: MNDRVLSLQNLHKRFGALQATNDVSLDLKRGEIHALIGPNGAGKSTLIGQIAGNIRPDEGHVYLADTEITGMNIAQRARLGLGRSFQVSSLAEPLSVMRNVMMGVQALQSHSFRFWRPVARDQRLLEPAYEALERMQLSHRAWTPVFELSHGERRQVEVACALALKPRALLLDEPMAGLGPEGSAKLTELLEALKLEVPILLIEHDMEAVFRLADRISVLVSGSVIAHGDSETIKQDPRVREAYLGDSDA